A region from the Colwellia sp. PAMC 21821 genome encodes:
- a CDS encoding YihY/virulence factor BrkB family protein, with amino-acid sequence MSSDNKVMHPKEFSLANWWQITKRVMHKVEQDNMSLIAAGVAFYFLLAIFPLLAALVSMYGLFTDQETLIQHMNLLVGVIPEQSREILEAQVESILSTDDSALSLGFLFSFLLAIWSGGKGSVALISACNISYQESKKRSFFKMVLVRTSLTLATILTMLLMLLMIVVIPLALSVLGETSESLLGWITWPILLIVFNFSLASLYKYAPHRASAKWRWTTPGAFLATLFWLVGSYFFNLYITDYASYNETYGSMGGVVILLMWFYVTAFTILLGAAINASTELQTEADTTTGTDKPKGERGAYVADNGPEDL; translated from the coding sequence ATGAGTTCAGACAATAAAGTTATGCACCCAAAAGAGTTTTCGCTAGCAAACTGGTGGCAAATAACCAAGCGCGTTATGCACAAGGTTGAGCAAGACAATATGTCACTTATCGCTGCGGGTGTGGCGTTTTATTTTTTATTAGCTATTTTTCCATTATTAGCAGCCTTAGTGTCTATGTATGGCCTTTTTACCGATCAAGAAACCCTTATTCAGCATATGAATCTTTTGGTTGGTGTTATACCAGAGCAAAGTCGGGAAATATTAGAGGCTCAGGTTGAAAGTATTCTATCGACTGATGATAGTGCATTAAGTTTAGGCTTTTTATTTAGTTTTTTATTGGCTATTTGGAGTGGTGGAAAAGGCTCTGTTGCGTTAATTAGCGCATGTAATATAAGTTATCAGGAAAGTAAAAAACGTTCATTTTTCAAAATGGTGCTAGTGCGAACATCACTTACACTTGCAACCATATTAACAATGCTCTTGATGCTACTCATGATTGTAGTTATTCCATTAGCGCTCAGTGTACTCGGCGAAACAAGCGAATCATTATTAGGCTGGATCACTTGGCCAATATTGTTAATTGTATTTAATTTTTCGCTTGCCAGTTTATACAAATACGCACCTCATCGTGCATCAGCTAAATGGCGTTGGACTACGCCAGGCGCATTTTTAGCTACCTTATTTTGGCTAGTAGGATCGTATTTTTTCAACTTGTACATTACTGACTATGCCAGTTATAACGAAACTTATGGTTCAATGGGTGGAGTAGTCATTTTATTAATGTGGTTTTATGTCACCGCTTTTACTATTTTACTGGGTGCTGCGATCAACGCATCTACAGAGTTACAAACTGAAGCAGATACCACCACTGGCACTGACAAACCTAAAGGAGAAAGAGGGGCGTATGTCGCTGACAATGGCCCTGAAGACTTGTAG
- the yrfG gene encoding GMP/IMP nucleotidase, which yields MLDWSKISTVLLDMDGTILDLHFDNHFWLHHLPQRYSELHGVSLAEAKASLMTHYQKVAGTIDWYCLDYWAEQTQLSITDLKREIQHLIQLRTDAHDFLVALKSSGRDVVLVTNAHPDSLSLKIERTSLDKYFDTLYSTHEFGVTKESQVLWQRLQEKHGFALKSTLFVDDSLVILDSAKTYGIGQLLAVANPDSKKASNVFHDYPSITDYSVLLTEIKNSKRNN from the coding sequence ATGCTTGATTGGTCAAAAATTTCAACTGTTTTACTGGATATGGATGGCACGATACTCGATTTGCATTTTGATAACCATTTTTGGCTACACCATTTACCACAACGCTACAGCGAATTGCACGGCGTAAGTTTGGCTGAGGCTAAAGCATCACTCATGACTCACTACCAAAAAGTTGCAGGTACAATAGATTGGTACTGCCTAGATTATTGGGCTGAGCAAACACAATTGTCGATCACCGACTTAAAACGTGAAATACAGCATTTAATTCAATTACGCACTGACGCCCATGATTTTCTAGTCGCGCTAAAGTCATCAGGCCGTGACGTAGTGCTTGTTACCAATGCTCACCCTGACAGTTTATCGCTAAAAATAGAACGTACATCATTAGATAAGTACTTTGATACGCTGTACTCTACGCACGAATTTGGGGTAACGAAAGAGTCGCAAGTGCTCTGGCAACGTTTACAAGAAAAACATGGTTTTGCGTTAAAAAGCACACTTTTTGTTGATGACAGCCTAGTTATACTTGATTCGGCAAAAACCTATGGCATTGGGCAGTTATTGGCGGTAGCAAATCCAGATAGCAAAAAAGCCAGCAATGTATTCCATGATTACCCGTCAATTACCGATTACAGTGTTTTACTAACAGAAATTAAGAATAGTAAGCGTAACAATTAA
- a CDS encoding YheU family protein, translated as MIIPLEQLTAETLSAIIENFVLREGTEYGSEDVSLNDKIAQVHQQLKQGTALLVYSELHETVNILPADQFVEDAEESA; from the coding sequence ATGATTATTCCTTTAGAACAATTAACTGCCGAGACCTTAAGTGCCATTATAGAAAATTTTGTCCTAAGAGAAGGTACTGAATATGGTAGTGAAGATGTATCGCTAAACGATAAAATAGCCCAAGTACATCAGCAATTAAAACAAGGCACCGCGCTTTTGGTTTACTCTGAATTACATGAAACGGTTAATATTTTGCCCGCAGATCAATTTGTAGAAGACGCTGAAGAAAGCGCTTAA
- the cysQ gene encoding 3'(2'),5'-bisphosphate nucleotidase CysQ, with protein MNQERLLSIALESAKKAGQEVSRYYKNGNYTAEIKDDNSPVTSADIAANDILMDELKRLTPDIPIISEEVGALDLAQRSKWARYWLLDPIDGTGEFIAGSGDFAVNVALVENGWPSIGVIHAPDHQLTYYAQNNLGAFKENDSGSHKIQVAHYDGQRRIKVAISRRQDINLMGQYLNSDYDFDHVALGSCSLKNCLIAEGGADCYLRVGPTGEWDTGASHCIIEQAGGSIIDSEFNPLTYNQRETLMQPDFLSLGNKEIPWQDIIKQHKATRKI; from the coding sequence ATGAACCAAGAAAGGTTACTGTCTATAGCACTCGAAAGTGCCAAAAAAGCGGGGCAAGAAGTCTCTCGTTATTATAAAAATGGCAATTATACCGCCGAAATAAAAGACGATAACAGCCCAGTGACGAGTGCTGATATCGCTGCAAATGATATTTTAATGGATGAGTTAAAAAGATTAACGCCCGATATCCCCATTATTTCTGAAGAAGTAGGGGCATTAGACCTTGCCCAACGAAGTAAATGGGCGCGCTATTGGTTGTTAGACCCTATTGATGGCACCGGTGAGTTTATTGCTGGCAGTGGCGACTTTGCGGTTAACGTGGCGTTAGTTGAGAATGGTTGGCCAAGTATTGGTGTTATTCATGCGCCTGACCATCAATTAACGTATTATGCGCAAAATAATTTGGGTGCCTTTAAAGAAAACGATTCAGGTAGTCATAAAATACAAGTGGCGCATTATGATGGCCAACGTCGTATTAAAGTGGCGATCAGCCGTCGCCAAGATATTAACTTGATGGGTCAGTACTTAAATAGCGACTATGACTTCGACCATGTCGCTTTAGGTAGTTGCTCGCTAAAAAATTGCTTAATTGCCGAAGGCGGAGCTGATTGTTATTTACGTGTTGGACCAACAGGTGAGTGGGATACCGGCGCAAGTCATTGTATAATAGAGCAAGCTGGCGGTAGTATTATCGACAGTGAATTTAATCCGTTAACTTATAATCAACGTGAGACTTTGATGCAGCCTGATTTTTTATCGTTAGGGAATAAAGAAATTCCTTGGCAAGATATTATTAAACAGCATAAAGCAACACGTAAAATTTAA
- a CDS encoding YceI family protein, with protein sequence MRQTALILITLLAISTSLPALAAWKLDDSSSQLSFMSVKKETIAENHSFTKLSGNIDEHAQVNISVDLASVDTNIAIRDDRMKNFVFETSKYSAASFTTALDKSLLKSLKVGQEKKLSISGTVAFHGQQQPVTIDVNVVKLSADKILVNTIKPFFIQADAFGVVAGINKLKELASLPSINYVVPVSFSVVFTR encoded by the coding sequence ATGCGCCAAACAGCTTTAATTTTAATTACCTTACTTGCGATTTCGACAAGTTTACCGGCTTTAGCTGCATGGAAGCTCGACGATTCAAGTTCTCAACTTAGCTTTATGTCAGTTAAAAAAGAGACTATTGCCGAAAATCATAGCTTTACAAAACTTTCAGGAAATATTGACGAGCATGCACAAGTTAATATTAGTGTTGATCTAGCCAGCGTAGATACCAATATTGCTATTCGTGATGATCGAATGAAAAACTTCGTTTTTGAAACGAGTAAATATAGCGCAGCAAGTTTCACTACCGCGCTTGATAAATCATTACTTAAAAGCTTAAAAGTTGGTCAAGAAAAAAAGCTAAGTATCAGTGGTACAGTCGCTTTTCATGGTCAGCAACAACCGGTAACTATTGACGTGAATGTGGTTAAGTTAAGTGCAGATAAAATATTGGTGAATACGATAAAGCCATTTTTTATTCAAGCGGATGCTTTTGGCGTAGTAGCCGGCATTAATAAACTTAAAGAATTAGCTTCTCTACCGAGTATCAATTATGTCGTGCCGGTAAGCTTTTCAGTAGTATTTACTCGTTAA
- a CDS encoding DUF748 domain-containing protein, with product MNWNKSIKISSVVITTVLLLLLIVRISAPSLVTWYVNRTIEQTDGVSGTVADVDLAIFMGSYTIHQANIRQTGDGQDLPLFTAERIDISILWSALLKGHLVTAIVLVKPVVSLYDRPQDKVFESKAITDEKTWLGLARNLSPFTINKLTIKSGTFTIDAKSKLKRAELAVQNIQLNVTNIANAKGPGTIAKVDMTGDIQNRTKLVLNASFDPNTTKPTFDINLEMAKLPVAYIDEIIKYYAPFDFEAGQIDMASELKSVDGELNGYVKAGIYELDVFSWHEDVVEDGDNPVLLLVDLIGGALASLFENDSRDLVATRLPIKGSLDDPSVSVLDAIYGILKNAFIEAYSLKVEHSIPGLEAPKDIEDGNNQN from the coding sequence ATGAATTGGAATAAGTCGATTAAAATATCTTCTGTCGTCATTACCACCGTGTTACTTCTTTTACTCATTGTTAGAATTTCAGCACCAAGCTTAGTTACCTGGTATGTAAACCGAACCATTGAACAAACTGATGGTGTTAGTGGCACAGTAGCCGATGTTGATTTAGCTATTTTTATGGGTTCCTATACTATACATCAGGCTAATATTCGTCAGACCGGTGACGGGCAAGATTTACCTTTATTTACTGCAGAGCGTATTGATATCTCAATATTGTGGAGTGCCCTATTAAAGGGTCACTTGGTTACTGCTATAGTTTTAGTAAAGCCAGTGGTCAGCTTATATGACCGACCTCAAGATAAAGTGTTTGAGTCGAAAGCTATTACCGATGAAAAAACATGGTTAGGCTTAGCCCGAAACCTTAGTCCTTTTACGATAAATAAGCTGACCATAAAAAGTGGCACTTTTACCATCGACGCTAAGTCAAAACTAAAACGCGCTGAGCTAGCGGTACAAAATATTCAGCTCAATGTCACTAATATAGCCAACGCTAAAGGTCCGGGCACCATTGCTAAAGTTGATATGACAGGCGATATACAAAACCGCACTAAACTTGTGCTAAACGCAAGCTTTGACCCTAATACAACAAAGCCAACTTTTGATATCAACCTTGAAATGGCTAAGCTTCCGGTGGCTTATATTGATGAAATAATTAAGTACTATGCCCCTTTTGATTTTGAAGCAGGCCAAATTGATATGGCTAGCGAATTAAAGTCTGTTGATGGTGAGCTTAACGGTTACGTTAAAGCGGGGATATATGAATTAGATGTTTTCTCTTGGCATGAAGACGTGGTTGAAGATGGTGATAATCCTGTTTTACTTTTAGTTGATTTGATTGGGGGGGCATTAGCTAGCTTATTCGAAAATGACAGTAGAGACTTAGTTGCAACACGTTTGCCCATTAAGGGATCACTTGACGATCCTAGTGTGTCTGTTCTGGATGCTATTTACGGTATACTTAAAAACGCATTTATTGAGGCTTATAGCCTCAAAGTAGAACACTCCATACCTGGGCTTGAAGCACCTAAAGATATTGAAGATGGCAATAATCAAAACTGA
- the nudE gene encoding ADP compounds hydrolase NudE has translation MTTKKVLPQITARKQVAKSRLFAIEQIDLTFSNGEKREYECMSGKGRGAVMIVPMLDQHTMLLVREYCGGTHTYELGFPKGLIDAGESAAEAANRELKEEIGYGAEKLTSVHTVAMAPAFFDAKMTIFLAENLYAEKLPGDEPEALEIVPWPLANYRQLLQEQDFNESRSIAALLLVKDHLGGIL, from the coding sequence ATGACAACAAAAAAAGTACTACCTCAAATTACAGCACGCAAGCAGGTTGCTAAAAGTCGTTTATTTGCCATTGAGCAAATCGATTTAACCTTCTCTAATGGCGAAAAGCGTGAATATGAATGTATGTCTGGCAAAGGCAGAGGAGCAGTGATGATCGTTCCTATGCTAGATCAACATACCATGTTACTGGTGCGAGAATACTGTGGCGGCACCCATACTTATGAGCTCGGCTTTCCAAAGGGGCTAATTGATGCTGGCGAAAGTGCGGCAGAAGCGGCTAATCGTGAATTAAAAGAAGAAATTGGCTATGGTGCTGAAAAATTAACATCAGTCCATACCGTTGCCATGGCCCCAGCATTTTTTGATGCTAAAATGACTATTTTTCTCGCAGAAAATCTCTATGCCGAAAAGTTGCCCGGTGATGAACCAGAAGCGTTAGAAATAGTACCTTGGCCACTAGCAAATTATCGTCAGTTATTGCAAGAGCAAGATTTCAATGAATCGCGCAGCATTGCCGCTTTGTTATTAGTAAAAGATCACTTAGGAGGTATTTTATGA
- a CDS encoding type II secretion system protein N — protein sequence MKKKFAYTAIFFTAYCVFVLALMPASWLMAQIKLPKNVAVSAIEGTVWHTRILQVMVDDVVINQVQSSLSLMSVLMLDPKLDITFGNALVNGPEGQLTISGLLSDMVVEDAEINLPANTVAKRLNLAIDIIAHEQLQLNIERFIIGAPICSELQGDLRWQNAAVTAFEEKVQLGGLSAKLTCDKGELIADIDPNNNLGLSYRAELKQGGRLAGNGYLTPAAKFPEQLKATLSFLGKPDNQGRYRLKI from the coding sequence ATGAAAAAGAAGTTTGCTTATACAGCAATTTTTTTCACCGCGTATTGTGTTTTTGTTCTAGCGTTAATGCCTGCAAGTTGGTTAATGGCGCAAATTAAATTACCTAAAAATGTCGCGGTCTCCGCTATTGAAGGCACTGTTTGGCATACCCGTATTTTACAAGTTATGGTGGACGACGTTGTTATTAACCAAGTGCAAAGTTCTTTATCGTTAATGTCGGTGTTAATGCTTGACCCTAAACTTGATATTACCTTTGGTAACGCTTTAGTCAATGGTCCTGAGGGACAGCTGACCATAAGTGGGTTGTTGTCAGACATGGTGGTTGAAGATGCAGAAATTAACCTTCCTGCAAACACGGTGGCCAAAAGACTTAACTTAGCAATTGATATTATTGCCCATGAACAACTGCAACTTAACATTGAGCGTTTTATTATTGGCGCGCCAATATGTAGCGAACTACAAGGTGATTTGCGATGGCAAAATGCCGCCGTTACTGCATTCGAAGAAAAAGTTCAGCTCGGCGGGCTTTCGGCCAAGTTAACGTGTGATAAAGGTGAACTTATTGCCGATATCGACCCTAATAACAACTTAGGGCTAAGCTATCGTGCAGAGTTAAAGCAAGGTGGCCGTTTAGCGGGTAATGGTTATTTAACGCCTGCAGCTAAATTTCCTGAGCAATTAAAAGCAACATTAAGCTTTTTAGGTAAGCCTGATAATCAAGGTCGTTATCGTTTGAAAATATAG
- a CDS encoding CsbD family protein, with product MNKDTFEGKWKQVKGEAQKQWGDLTNDDMDVINGQREKLAGKLQERYGKSKEEAEKEVDRFCKDNDCQ from the coding sequence ATGAACAAAGATACTTTTGAAGGAAAATGGAAACAAGTGAAAGGTGAAGCCCAAAAGCAATGGGGTGATTTAACCAATGATGACATGGACGTAATAAACGGTCAGCGGGAAAAATTAGCAGGTAAGCTCCAAGAGCGTTATGGTAAGTCAAAAGAAGAAGCAGAAAAGGAAGTTGATCGTTTCTGCAAGGATAACGATTGCCAATAG